One Luteolibacter flavescens DNA window includes the following coding sequences:
- a CDS encoding NAD(P)-dependent oxidoreductase has translation MSNARIGVVGTGRMGANMARRLKDQGYPVTVVYDAFPKLAQDLAAELGCEAPATLAEVTAAADVILTVVTDDAAMRGIFAAEGDSLLTGASGKTFINCATVSPAVHEEVDAACQATGATALEACMASSITQARQGTLYLMVGGSAETYAKVEPILKDLASSLRHVGGTGQAAKVKALVNMVMNINTAGLAEGLGLGAALGLDLAMLKEVFSQTGANSRVLETDGDDMIAREHDCYFSASHACKDSGIANALAAEAGVNTPLSLATEAQYHRMVELELGELDKSGVAELTFPGRTVH, from the coding sequence ATGTCGAATGCACGCATCGGAGTAGTCGGGACAGGGCGCATGGGCGCGAACATGGCGCGCCGTCTGAAGGACCAGGGGTATCCCGTGACCGTGGTGTATGACGCTTTCCCGAAGCTGGCGCAGGACCTGGCCGCGGAGCTGGGCTGTGAAGCGCCTGCGACGCTCGCCGAGGTGACCGCTGCCGCCGATGTGATCCTCACCGTGGTGACGGACGATGCCGCGATGCGCGGGATCTTCGCCGCGGAGGGTGACTCGCTGCTCACCGGAGCCAGCGGCAAGACCTTCATCAACTGCGCCACCGTCAGCCCCGCGGTCCACGAGGAAGTGGATGCCGCCTGCCAGGCCACCGGTGCCACCGCGCTGGAAGCCTGCATGGCCTCCTCCATCACCCAGGCACGCCAGGGCACTCTCTACCTGATGGTCGGCGGCAGCGCCGAGACCTATGCAAAGGTGGAGCCGATCCTGAAGGACCTCGCCTCCTCGCTGCGCCACGTGGGTGGCACGGGCCAAGCGGCGAAGGTGAAGGCGCTGGTGAACATGGTGATGAACATCAACACCGCGGGTCTCGCGGAAGGCCTCGGCCTCGGTGCGGCCCTCGGCCTCGACCTCGCGATGCTGAAGGAGGTCTTCTCCCAGACCGGCGCGAATTCCCGCGTGCTGGAGACCGATGGCGACGACATGATCGCCCGCGAGCACGACTGCTATTTCTCCGCCTCCCACGCCTGCAAGGACAGCGGCATCGCGAATGCCCTGGCAGCCGAGGCCGGTGTGAATACCCCGCTTTCGCTCGCCACCGAGGCGCAGTACCACCGCATGGTGGAGCTGGAGCTGGGCGAACTCGACAAGTCCGGTGTGGCGGAGCTGACCTTCCCGGGCCGCACGGTTCACTGA